In a single window of the Oscarella lobularis chromosome 4, ooOscLobu1.1, whole genome shotgun sequence genome:
- the LOC136186501 gene encoding pseudouridylate synthase 7 homolog, producing the protein MATKSARESTEEGTEPKRRKIGADSVQSLVTEQELATVSGGHLREEDVAIVEWVNRQSRFSGIIKQRYSDFLVNEIAPDGRVIHLTSLAVPDEPEREEAKSLLEEESFLSEEIEQQLEETSRGERESTTIKTSNDKLKRGRIHEAIKAKFPQLESSTKDDGEEKVIYVVRATKSNKSRRNPWPKSRGGDYCRFVLYKEYKDTADAISLMAKFINAKPTLFAFAGSKDKRAVTVQAASAYRVSAETLAKLNEKLRNIRVGNFSYSNSPLRLGELEGNRFQIILRNVKEDTSVVDSCLASLQDKGFINYYGMQRFGTSSVPTYEVGKALLSSRWQDAIGLILTPLRKDEPDVAKVCSLWSDTGNASKCLKQMPKRCTIEIQLLKGIQRFGMKDAWNCLNAIPRSTRLMYVHSYQSLIWNRLVSRRLQQFQFNVLPGDLVQHKESSSVKEISEEELPCYTIFDVVVPLPGHDVKLPQNQMEEWYNSMLKEDGFTLAGLKHRVKDYSLSGAYRKLLVKPTDVDWSHLTYDDVTVSLIETDLQKLEGSFAHRPSEGQLKAVRVNFSLPSSSYATMALRELTKTDTSSAFQTTLNATA; encoded by the exons ATGGCCACGAAAAGTGCACGTGAATCGACCGAGGAAGGAACCGAgccgaagagaaggaaaatcggTGCCGATTCTGTTCAGTCACTTGTCACTGAACAAGAACTTGCAACTG TTTCGGGTGGCCACttgagagaagaagacgttgcTATAGTAGAATGGGTAAATAGACAGAGTCGATTTTCTGGAATCATCAAGCAAAG ATATTCCGATTTTCTGGTCAACGAAATTGCTCCTGATGGAAGGGTCATCCACTTGACGAGTCTGGCAGTACCTGACGAGCCAGAGAGAGAGGAGGCAAAGTCCCTattagaagaagaatctTTTCTatcagaagaaattgaacaaCAATTAGAAGAAACTTCGAgaggagaacgagaaagTACCACTATAAAG ACTTCAAATGACAAATTAAAACGGGGAAGAATCCACGAAGCCATCAAGGCCAAATTTCCGCAATTGGAGAGCAGTACCAAAGAtgacggagaagaaaaagtcattTACGTTGTCAGGGCAACTAAAA GCAACAAAAGCCGACGAAATCCGTGGCCTAAGAGTAGAGGAGGAGATTACTGTCGTTTTGTGCTGTACAAAGAATACAAAGACACTGCTGATGCTATTAGTCTCATGGCAAAATTTATCAA TGCTAAGCCTACTCTTTTTGCCTTTGCTGGCTCCAAAGACAAACGAGCTGTAACGGTACAGGCCGCTTCTGCTTACAG AGTGTCAGCTGAAACGCTGGCAAAATTGAATGAAAAGCTGCGAAATATTCGCGTTGGAAATTTTAG CTACAGCAATTCTCCACTTAGACTCGGCGAGTTAGAAGGAAACAGATTCCAGATAATTCTAAG AAACGTTAAAGAAGACACGTCAGTAGTTGATTCGTGCCTCGCATCTCTGCAAGACAAAGGTTTCATCAACTATTACGGAATGCAGAGATTTGGGACGTCAAGCGTGCCCACGTACGAAGTAGGAAA AGCTCTTCTTAGCAGTAGGTGGCAAGACGCCATTGGGCTTATACTAACACCATTAAGAAAAG ATGAGCCGGACGTCGCAAAGGTCTGCTCATTGTGGTCTGACACGGGGAACGCGAGCAAATGTTTGAAACAAATGCCAAAACGGTGCACTATCGAAATTCAACTGCTAAAAGGAATACAACGTTTTGGAATGAAGGATGCCTGGAATTGCTTAAATGCC ATTCCTCGGAGTACACGGCTTATGTACGTACACAGTTATCAGAGTCTAATCTGGAACCGTCTTGTAAGTCGTCGATTGCAACAATTTCAATTCAACGTTCTACCGGGGGACTTGGTTCAACACAAAG AGAGCTCCTCAGTCAAAGAAATAAGCGAAGAGGAGCTACCTTGCTACACGATTTTTGACGTAGTCGTGCCTCTACCGGGCCATGATGTAAAATTACCTCAAAACCAAA TGGAAGAATGGTATAATTCTATGCTGAAAGAAGACGGCTTTACTCTTGCTGGTCTGAAGCACAGAGTCAA GGATTACTCGCTGTCTGGTGCGTATAGAAAATTACTAGTAAAGCCAACAGATGTGGACTG GAGCCATCTCAcctacgacgacgtcaccgtttcTTTAATAGAAACGGATCTGCAAAAGCTCGAAGGGTCATTTGCACATCGACCAAGCGAGGGTCAACTGAAGGCAGTTCGAGTCAACTTTtctcttccgtcgtcgtcctaCGCTACGATGGCATTGCGAGAATTGACAAAAACGGACACGTCGTCCGCGTTTCAGACGACGCTAAATGCCACGgcataa
- the LOC136186500 gene encoding protein CFAP20DC-like, translated as MFKNKFQGGPFFEVFSSQGRNPSSEWKLTGPSSAIRKEFDKDVKSYVFVLEGNSSTIKMTLPKDEKQTLGLIQQYLVFQIFAESGRGFSIDLGVSDVSQVRRHIFLSSSHKEATSTPLHVRIPLVSMKRGQWVNFCLDLVSLVGNAFHGATFHAIEQITLSAACKIRKIFTLKHQPPDPDQEALSSTAIVEPIPRSLQISTGDISVVTQILRLSLLSGQETRAARVKSGKPSSASSLSSRRMAHTAATATAASASAGKKKAQSAGKEKTKPPPELVASEPRPIKNQSKAVSTQATKTNKDSEKESSVYSYVSPPHSAKHRGGGGTSQPGDAGTEPVFPADQTTAFPTVEDDFELNSSRGTDSLHGSCRGATLDEDFLNDDGQEEEESDDEIMERLVRAETKRSSHVVSRMNEVERVGTARESSDRLNVIPPEMRLSDDYDWRNYQSSSGSPTSPLNSTDRLPGNIVMDDSIEDVIVDDDGEGDSLSSLSDEGLTMRTASVEWQLGASHSMAASRSGELNARGAMGGPISPPLVLPTERGAEAVTEATPNAERRRRGGVIDEDDEKSETDGEEELDLLYDPCLNCYYDPSTHKYYELA; from the exons ATGTTCAAAAATAAGTTCCAG ggaGGACCTTTCTTTGAAGTATTCAGTTCGCAAGGACGCAATCCGTCGTCCGAATGGAAGTTGACGGGCCCGTCTTCGGCGATTCGCAAGGAATtcgacaaagacgtcaaGAGCTACGTGTTCGTACTCGAAGGAAACTCGTCGACTATCAAAATGACGCTTCCTAAAGACGAGAAACAAACTC TGGGACTAATTCAACAGTATTTGGtatttcaaatttttgcCGAATCGGGTCGGGGATTTTCAATCGATTTGgg GGTTTCGGACGTATCTCAGGTTCGACGTCACAtctttttgtcgtcgtctcacaaggaagcgacgtcgactcctCTTCACGTTCGCATCCCATTGGTTTCAATGAAACGCGGTCAA TGGGTGAATTTTTGTTTGGATTTGGTTTCGCTAGTGGGAAACGCTTTCCACGGTGCCACGTTCCATGCCATCGAACAGATCACACTGAGTGCCGCTTGTAAAATTCGAAAGATATTCACACTTAAACATCAACCACCAGATCCGGATCAGGAAGCAC TTTCCTCGACTGCCATAGTCGAGCCAATCCCCAGGAGTCTACAGATTTCTACCGGGGATATTAGCGTTGTGACTCAG ATTTTGCGACTTTCTTTACTGTCTGGCCAAGAGACGAGGGCAGCGAGAGTTAAATCGGGAAAGCcttcttcggcttcttctctctcttctcgtcgcatGGCACAT ACTGCTGCtactgctactgctgcttcCGCTTCTGcgggaaagaagaaggctcAATCGGCaggaaaggagaaaacgaagccacCTCCGGAACTAGTGGCATCTGAACCAAGACCTATCAAAAATCAGAGCAAAGCCGTTTCTACGcaggcgacgaaaacgaacaaagattctgaaaaagaaag tTCTGTGTACAGTTACGTGTCTCCACCTCACAGCGCAAAACAtcgcggtggcggcggaacCTCTCAGCCCGGCGACGCGGGAACGGAACCCGTCTTCCCGGCTGATCAAACGACCGCTTTTCCTaccgtcgaagacgattttgaaCTGAACAGTTCGAGAGGAACCGATTCTCTGCACGGAAGCTGCAGGGGCGCCACTCTCGACGAGGATTTTCTCAATGACGACGGacaggaggaggaagagagcGATGACGAAATTATGGAAAGACTGGTGAGAGCGGAAACGAAGCGAAGTTCTCACGTCGTGAGTCGAATGAATGAAGTGGAAAGGGTAGGAACAGCTAGGGAAAGTTCGGACCGATTGAACGTCATTCCACCCGAAATGCGTCTGTCGGACGATTACGATTGGAGGAATTATCAGAGCAGTAGCGGATCGCCGACTTCTCCGCTCAACTCGACCGATCGCCTACCCGGAAACATTGTCATGGACGATTCCATTGAGGATGTCATTGtggacgatgacggcgaagGAGACAGTCTCTCTTCTCTGAGCGACGAAGGACTCACTATGAGAACG GCGAGCGTCGAGTGGCAACTCGGCGCTTCTCATTCAATGGCAGCAAGTCGAAGTGGCGAATTGAACGCGAGAGGCGCAATGGGAGGACCCATTAGTCCGCCCCTCGTTCTACCGACGGAAAGGGGAGCAGAGGCGGTGACGGAAGCGACGCCGAACGCAGAACGTCGCCGCAGGGGCGGTGTAATCGAtgaggacgacgagaaaagcgagACCGACGGGGAGGAGGAACTCGATCTTCTCTACGATCCGTGTCTCAATTGCTACTACGATCCGAGCACGCACAAATATTACGAACTAGCGTGA
- the LOC136186499 gene encoding thioredoxin reductase 1, cytoplasmic-like yields MSTRLGALGRSFARFFSSGIKVKRSRQANPPESMEEGKSRLRAQIESSRVVLFGSSQSPTTIDAKELVDSLNVDFKSFDLDQIDDGRAYADALSSLTQQSKPPYLFVGGEHVADIEASHKSGRIAKLLGVANNVTSSTTAEKKHYDYDLVVIGGGSGGMACSKQAASLGAKVACLDFVLPSPVGTSWGLGGTCVNVGCIPKKLMHQASLLGEAIGDAKKFGWQVGGDGVTHNWSVLVEAVQNHVKSLNWGYRTALSDKNVKYLNAYGELIDEHTIKTVNKRKKESQITAANIVIATGERPRYPDIPGAKEHCITSDDLFSMTTPPGRTLVVGASYVALECAGFLAGVGFDVSCMVRSIFLRGFDQGMAEKIGDHMGSHGVKFIRPAVPTKVELIEEGPPKKLRVEFKNVKTGEISTDEFNTVLLAIGRDSCTKGIGLEKVGVKMNPQTGRLLTTYEQTNVPHIYGIGDILQGKPQLTPVAIQAGKLLAKRLFGGSSIECDYVNVPTTVFTPLEYGCIGLSEEDAIAKYGEDNLEIYHTYYQPLEWTVPGRAENICYMKLICDLSDKERVVGFHVLGPNAGEITQGFGVAVKAGATKAHFDEAIGIHPTCAENFTLLNITKRSGEDPAAKGC; encoded by the exons ATGAGCACGCGCCTTGGAGCGTTGGGGCGATCATTTGCCAGGTTCTTTTCAAGCGGCATCAAAGTGAAGCGATCAAGACAAGCGAATCCTCCCGAAAGCATGGAGGAAGGAAAATCTCGACTTCGCGCTCAAATCGAATCGAgtcgcgtcgttcttttcggCTCGTCTCAatctccgacgacgatcgac GCGAAAGAACTCGTCGACTCGCTAAACGTCGACTTCAAGTCGTTCGATCTCGATCAAATAG ATGACGGTCGCGCGTACGCGGACGCGCTCTCGTCTCTCACGCAGCAATCGAAGCCGCCCTATTtgttcgtcggcggcgaacaCGTCGCCGACATCGAAGCGTCGCACAAATCGGGTCGAATCGCGAAGTTGCTGGGCGTGGCCAAtaacgtgacgtcgtcgacgacggcggagaaGAAACACTACGATtacgatctcgtcgtcataGGAGGCGGATCCGGCGGAATGGCCTGCTCCAAA CAAGCCGCTTCTTTGGGAGCAAAGGTAGCCTGTTTGGATTTCGTTTTGCCTAGTCCCGTTGGAACGTCGTGGGGATTGGGCGGAACGTGCGTCAACGTCGGATGCATTCCCAAGAAGTTGATGCACCAAGCGTCGTTGCTAG GCGAAGCGATTGGAGATGCTAAGAAGTTTGGCTGGCaagtcggcggcgacggagtgACTCACAATTGGTCCGTCTTGGTCGAAGCCGTCCAAAATCACGTGAAATCATTGAATTGGGGATACAGAACGGCGTTGTCTGATAAAAACGTAAAGTATCTCAACGCGTACGGGGAACTAATAGACGAGCACACCATCAAG ACTGTAAATaagcgaaagaaagaatCTCAAATTACAGCGGCTAACATTGTGATCGCAACAGGAGAACGACCTCGCTATCCAGACATTCCTGGAGCAAAAGAGCATTGCATCACAAG TGATGATTTGTTTTCTATGACGACTCCGCCGGGACGCACGCTTGTTGTGGGAGCGTCGTACGTTGCTTTGGAGTGTGCCGGCTTCTTGGCTGGAGTTGGCTTTGACGTATCTTGCATGGTGCGGTCTATTTTCCTCAGAGGATTCGATCAG ggAATGGCTGAAAAAATTGGAGATCACATGGGAAGTCACGGGGTGAAATTCATTCGTCCTGCCGTTCCAACGAAAGTGGAATTGATTGAGGAGGGACCGCCTAAGAAATTGAGAGTCGAATTCAAAAACGTAAAAACGGGGGAAATATCAACGGACGAATTCAACACG GTTCTTTTAGCTATTGGAAGAGATTCGTGTACTAAGGGAATAGGTCTAGAAAAAGTGGGCGTGAAAATGAATCCACA AACGGGTCGTCTCCTGACGACGTACGAACAGACAAATGTTCCTCATATATACGGAATTGGAGACATTCTTCAAGGAAAGCCTCAATTGACTCCCGTTGCCATTCAAGCTGGAAAACTCTTGGCTAAGCGTCTGTTTGGAGGATCGTCAATAGAG TGTGATTACGTGAACGTTCCAACGACCGTTTTTACGCCTCTCGAATACGGATGCATTGGACTTTCAGAAGAAGATGCCATAGCCAAATACGGAGAGGACAACCTAgag ATTTATCACACGTATTATCAGCCTCTCGAATGGACAGTCCCAGGACGAGCGGAAAACATCTGCTACATGAAACTGATATGCGATTTGTCAGACAAG GAAAGAGTGGTCGGCTTCCACGTGTTGGGTCCCAATGCGGGTGAAATCACGCAAGGATTCGGCGTGGCCGTCAAAGCCGGCGCCACCAAAGCTCACTTCGACGAAGCCATTGGGATTCATCCAACTTGCGCCGAG AATTTCACCCTTCTCAACATCACAAAGCGATCCGGAGAAGATCCAGCTGCAAAGGGTTGCTGA